A genomic stretch from Oncorhynchus tshawytscha isolate Ot180627B linkage group LG07, Otsh_v2.0, whole genome shotgun sequence includes:
- the LOC112254860 gene encoding bombesin receptor-activated protein C6orf89 homolog — translation MGTTLSEPCIYDKLSESIDILRQSGYRYGMSEREIEKFIKQVLETNEPRRDPPQFPILRATIKFVVAVGFLVVVVLAFTYPQTRPQLGVTYTGGHNWSSPLSHIRLLALPIAKKYNLQGFHEWWSAGALRQGLVNCSGCAEVSSVLEVPETLRESAAMRRGPQPVLLKGGESLCLQRQQLEELYSAHSSSMSILLEEDNLLSHDEGFPQGPANFTLLWRFASGAREKVLRWLFPKAELCPLLDSAGTTLQRCLVTHSANSQSRGVRVLGWLVVGEGLPTVRVVPVHRCQKHCSSFNLWLGPGDMVYADPRYWQMELFPGRDQNIVCDGSTF, via the exons ATGGGCACCACACTGAGTGAGCCTTGCATCTACGACAAGCTGTCTGAGAGCATCGATATTCTCCGCCAGTCGGGGTATCGCTATGGCATGTCAGAGAGGGAGATCGAGAAGTTTATCAAACAAGTCTTGGAGACCAACGAGCCTCGAAGAGATCCACCACAATTCCCCATCCTTCGAGCCACCATCAAG TTTGTGGTAGCAGTAGGCtttctggtggtggtggtgctggccTTCACCTACCCCCAGACTCGGCCCCAGCTAGGTGTGACGTACACGGGGGGACATAACTGGTCCTCCCCCCTCAGCCACATCAGACTGCTGGCTCTGCCCATTGCCAAGAAATACAACCTGCAAG gttTCCAtgagtggtggagtgcaggggctCTGCGACAGGGCCTGGTCAACTGTTCTGGCTGTGCTGAGGTGTCCTCTGTGCTGGAGGTCCCTGAGACCCTCAGAGAGTCTGCAGCCATGCGCAGAGGTCCACAGCCTGTGCTGCTCAAG ggtgGGGAGTCTCTGTGTCTGCAGAGGCAGCAGCTAGAGGAGCTCTACTCAGCCCACTCCAGCTCCATGAGTATACTACTGGAGGAAGATAACTTACTGTCACATGATGAGGGTTTTCCACAGGGCCCCGCAAACTTTACCCTGCTCTg GAGGTTTGCATCTGGTGCCAGAGAGAAGGTGTTGAGGTGGCTGTTCCCCAAAGCTGAGCTATGTCCTCTACTGGACAGCGCTGGAACAACACTGCAGCGTTGCCTGGTCACACATAGTGCCAACTCTCAGAGCAGA ggggTGCGTGTGCTGGGCTGGCTGGTGGTAGGAGAAGGGCTACCCACGGTTCGAGTGGTCCCTGTCCACCGCTGTCAAAAACACTGTAGCTCCTTCAACCTCTGGCTGGGACCGGGAGATATGG